The Platichthys flesus chromosome 10, fPlaFle2.1, whole genome shotgun sequence genome includes a window with the following:
- the zbtb24 gene encoding zinc finger and BTB domain-containing protein 24: protein MPQRTTAVHSDSHEQSILSKFDNLRKRDLLCDVTLVVEDVHFRAHKALLAASSEYFSLMFTSGDHISRSTFTLGGMEAEMVSAVLEFIYSARVSLEESSAEQLLATAHLMEVGDLVRALAELTRSAAGVRGDKAKVPDLSKRKKGRPKKNEDVSVKKLEDSEERRAGDVDLLAEGDSDYNPPGPQSRQSKRKIRPPIKYKSYKVDQETAVDKEPKKRGRKRKYPNTEPRCEDCDKVFNNHHLLKIHQRTHTGEKPFRCQVCGNSFTQKHTLLVHQRIHTGEKPFVCTICSKTLCTKHTLREHMNLHKEEKSFNCDKCGKTFTQKRQLKSHYRVHTGKSWPECAQCHHKFLDTAQLKKHLRTHTGEKPFTCEICGKCFTTKSTLQTHIRIHRGEKPYECPICHKSFSDPSARRRHVTSHSGKKPFTCSSCNLSFTRLDNLKTHTKTHRKERAASTESSSDTAAEASAAPQEEVRNILQLQQYQLPSGSQQEIQLVVTGDMNNINFVPGQEQEISIITTEGETAESSDSRLTLLTQPSGHMQNVALVAQGAMVDHGPQIQTVSMLEGQMTHPSEQMHVITLSKEAMEQLQSHHGPPQPLQMAQRPVPQLQMMQQPLQQLAVSQLGREQHSQAIHISSQSGQPISISQTSEQISSHHIQGQTFQIQAGTVSYLYTTGLPQES from the exons ATGCCTCAGAGAACAACAGCCGTTCATTCAGACTCACATGAGCAGAGCATCCTGAGCAAATTCGACAACCTCAGGAAACGGGACCTTCTGTGCGATGTCACGTTAGTTGTGGAGGACGTGCACTTCAGGGCGCACAAAGCTCTGCTGGCAGCGAGCAGCGAGTACTTCTCCCTCATGTTCACATCGGGAGATCACATCAGCCGGTCGACCTTTACACTGGGCGGGATGGAAGCAGAGATGGTCTCCGCGGTGCTGGAGTTCATCTACAGTGCACGCGTGTCCCTGGAGGAGAGTTCCGCTGAGCAGCTCCTGGCCACGGCTCATCTCATGGAGGTCGGCGACCTTGTCAGAGCGCTCGCTGAACTCACACGCTCTGCGGCAGGGGTTAGAGGTGACAAGGCCAAGGTGCCCGATCTGTCCAAACGCAAAAAAGGACGACCAAAGAAAAATGAGGACGTGTCAgtgaagaagctggaggacTCTGAGGAGCGTCGGGCTGGAGATGTGGACTTGCTCGCTGAAGGCGATTCAGATTATAACCCACCGGGGCCCCAGAGTCGACAGAGCAAACGCAAAATCAGGCCTCCAATCAAGTACAAGAGTTACAAAGTGGACCAGGAGACAGCGGTGGACAAAGAGCCtaagaaaagagggaggaaaagaaagtatCCAAACACGGAGCCTCGATGTGAGGACTGTGACAAAGTGTTTAATAACCACCACTTGCTCAAAATTCATCAAAGAACTCACACAG gAGAGAAGCCTTTCCGGTGCCAGGTCTGTGGGAACAGCTTCACCCAGAAGCACACGCTGCTCGTTCACCAGCGCATCCACACCGGAGAGAAGCCGTTCGTTTGTACCATCTGCTCCAAGACGCTGTGCACCAAGCACACGCTGCGAGAGCACATGAACCTCCACAAAG AGGAGAAGTCCTTCAACTGCGATAAATGTGGAAAGACTTTCACTCAGAAGAGGCAACTTAAGAGTCATTACAGAGTTCATACAG ggaaATCGTGGCCGGAATGTGCTCAGTGTCATCACAAGTTTTTGGACACGGCTCAGCTGAAAAAACACCTGAGAACTCACACAG GGGAGAAGCCTTTCACCTGTGAGATTTGTGGGAAGTGTTTTACAACCAAGAGCACACTGCAGACCCACATCCGCATTCACAG AGGTGAGAAACCATACGAGTGCCCCATCTGCCACAAGTCCTTCTCAGACCCCAGCGCGAGAAGACGACACGTCACCTCTCACTCCGGAAAGAAACCtttcacctgctcctcctgcaaCCTGTCCTTCACCCGCCTGGACAATCTGAAAACTCACACCAAGACCCACAGGAAGGAGCGAGCGGCGTCCACCGAGTCCTCGTCAGACACGGCGGCAGAAGCATCGGCCGCACCTCAGGAGGAGGTCCGCAACATCCTGCAGCTTCAGCAGTACCAGCTCCCCTCCGGCTCCCAGCAGGAGATCCAGCTGGTGGTGACCGGAGATatgaataacattaactttgtgCCGGGTCAGGAGCAGGAGATCAGCATCATCACCACAGAAGGGGAGACGGCAGAATCGTCCGACTCCCGACTCACCCTCCTCACGCAGCCGTCGGGACACATGCAGAACGTGGCCCTGGTCGCTCAGGGCGCCATGGTGGACCACGGCCCTCAGATCCAGACCGTCAGCATGCTGGAGGGACAGATGACGCACCCGTCGGAGCAGATGCATGTCATCACTCTGAGTAAAGAGGCGATGGAGCAGCTGCAGTCCCACCACGGGCCCCCGCAGCCCCTTCAGATGGCACAGCGCCCCGTGCCGCAGCTGCAGATGATGCAGCAGCCGCTCCAGCAGCTGGCCGTCTCTCAGCTGGGCAGGGAGCAGCACAGTCAGGCCATTCACATCAGCAGCCAGAGCGGCCAGCCCATCTCCATCAGCCAGACCAGCGAGCAGATCTCCAGCCACCACATCCAGGGACAAACCTTTCAGATCCAGGCCGGAACCGTCTCCTACCTGTACACCACCGGGCTCCCGCAGGAGAGCTGA
- the LOC133961445 gene encoding coiled-coil domain-containing protein 162-like isoform X2 has product MEQTRAHKVTVDSGVELPPDPSSTLLFADGKALLNLWVIPHFSEVLHMFKTLEISACAAALHHTLLIVSALRDIVCYLVSFSRLGNTEDSWSRRKLQEAPGSRLVADWGGAEGIGAALQEIQCQVERLSDPSSPESVGRLLQLRRQVLLLQFDTAVRHLIREAFLSAGDMASYQSVSDNMMIALPLLGDGIQADVFSITLPVPQPLETRGSRAQRMFPWRSFIACHGLFPLRVWDVPHIEYCMQLCLSGLRDCSRLQTNGAVLGVALLMEDVLNSGGDAEPVRLHGNTDDLLPDGKPNEDKSCSGVEEKNSTPPPPPPPQDPLRVQRVLKGFLLLTKQLQVFKESWARRRLGAEIFSSPALYQQFVNLYRAEVFHPSMKALARQMGEERDYELLISGSRALLPPAGASETDVKTWQLHTLLEITECDMIRAVQRRLHRELTLVLSERTRQDTCLPTELWKRGSLKHSVSPERPQVVEAFMEQLMEGAEQLEGQLTLSQDHLRLCSTHLGSSLMERERRSFLLYSHFYEQILQQQTQLLHQKEQDLKNLKESQTNNIYQEVSVSCRGLMLQISALQARVAHLQEDKRSLEERLGLKFKERYDPLVRHLFSTCLQLKVRLDERRWQVEQDVSVMVNRIRAEGVDRIIKLKKKCGCTTGNKGLALTQSRKEEVHELSLENSQLTALLCKVTALSRWRQVVDQGKLHRRLLQTQQSEITSRTEALRVKMVAEEEVILLQEELEAARQMLNSCQAECSRTKRLLGRKTEELQEARHQSAREARSRQELETHRLQRLEEMRADVEDRDGQLRDLSQQLDRGGRMSQLQRHRSAKEIRQVKEQLQQERCIKQEAFQQVEKLKHQVKDVGAAFSRRTSTAGQSRTCFTLSVSRLSSRSPSAGLHRVSRQHSALQLGSFTNPAALQDSATRHQRADTAWSRSNTRTDRATADPSRLRVLTTDTLLPEL; this is encoded by the exons ATGGAACAAACCAGGGCACACAAAGTTACAGTGGATTCAGGGGTTGAACTTCCTCCTGACCCCAG CAGCACGTTGTTGTTTGCAGACGGAAAAGCTCTCCTGAACCTGTGGGTCATCCCTCATTTCTCTGAGGTGCTGCACATGTTCAAAACGCTGGAGATTTCG gcctgtgctgctgctctccatcACACCCTGCTCATAGTCTCAGCTCTTCGTGACATCGTTTGTTACCTGGTGAGTTTCTCCAGACTCGGGAACACAGAAGACTCGTGGAGccggaggaagctgcaggaggccCCAGGCTCACGTCTTGTGGCCGACTGGGGCGGAGCTGAAGGCATTG GAGCGGCGCTGCAGGAGATCCAGTGTCAGGTCGAGCGTCTGTCTGATCCCAGCAGCCCCGAGTCAGTGGGTCGTCTGCTGCAGCTTCGCAGGCAggttctcctcctgcagtttgACACGGCGGTCAGACACCTCATCAG gGAGGCGTTCCTCTCGGCTGGTGACATGGCCTCTTACCAGAGTGTGAGTGACAACATGATGATTGCTCTTCCTCTGCTGGGTGACGGAATCCAGGCCGACGTGTTCAGCATCACGCTGCCTGTTCCTCAACCTCTAGAGACCCGAGGCAGTCGG GCTCAGAGGATGTTCCCCTGGAGAAGTTTCATAGCCTGTCATGGATTGTTCCCTCTACGTGTGTGGGACGTACCACATATCGAGTACTGCATGCAG ctgtgtcTCAGTGGTCTGAGGGACTGCAGCAGACTGCAGACCAATGGGGCGGTCCTCGGCGTGGCCCTGCTCATGGAGGACGTCCTGAACAGCGGAGGAGACGCAGAGCCCGtccgtctccatggcaacacGGATGACCTTCTGCCCGATGGGAAACCTAATGAA GACAAAAGCTGCTCTGGAGTGGAAGAGAAGaactccactcctcctcctcctcctcctcctcaggatcCGCTCCGAGTGCAGCGTGTGCTGAAAGGCTTCCTCCTGCTGACCAAGCAGCTGCAGGTCTTTAAGGAGAGCTGGGCTCGAAGACGACTGGGGGCCGAGATATTCAGTTCACCCGCTTTGTATCAGCAGTTTGTCAACCTCTACAG AGCTGAAGTCTTTCACCCCAGTATGAAAGCCCTGGCTCGACAAATGGGTGAAGAGCGTGACTACGAGCTCCTCATCTCTGGCAGCCGGGCtctcctgccccctgctggagctTCGGAGACTGACGTGAAAACCTGGCAG CTTCACACCCTGCTGGAGATCACCGAGTGTGACATGATCAGGGCCGTGCAGAGGAGGCTCCACcgggagttgaccctggtgctGTCGGAGCGGACCCGTCAGGACACGTGTCTCCCTACAG AGCTGTGGAAAAGGGGCTCACTGAAGCACAGCGTGTCCCCCGAGCGGCCGCAGGTCGTGGAGGCCTTCATGGAGCAGCTGATGGAAGGAGCTGAGCAGCTGGAGGGACAG CTGACGCTCTCTCAGGATCATCTCCGGCTGTGCTCAACTCACCTCGGCTCCTCTCTGATGGAGCGAGAGCGCCGCAGCTTCCTGCTTTACTCTCACTTCTATGAGCAaattctgcagcagcagactcAGCTGCTGCACCAGAAAGAACAA GATTTAAAGAATCTTAAAGAATCTCAGACGAATAACATTTACCAAGAG GTGTCGGTTTCATGTCGCGGGCTGATGCTGCAGATCTCAGCTCTGCAGGCTCGAGTCGCTCACCTCCAAGAGGACAAGCGTTCTCTGGAAGAACGACTCGGTCTGAAGTTTAAAGAGCGTTACGACCCGTTGGTCCGACATCTCTTCTCTACCTGCCTCCAGCTCAAG GTCAGACTGGATGAGCGCCGCTGGCAGGTGGAGCAGGATGTGAGTGTGATGGTGAACAGAATCCGAGCGGAGGGAGTCGACAGAATCATCAAACTCAAAAAGAAATGCGGCTGCACCACAGGCAACAAGGGACTCGCCCTCACACAGTCAAGG AAGGAAGAAGTCCACGAGCTGAGCCTGGAGAACAGTCAGCTGACGGCTCTGCTCTGTAAAGTGACGGCTCTGAGTCGATGGCGGCAGGTGGTCGACCAGGGGAAACTTCACCGGCGGCTGCTTCAGACTCAGCAG AGTGAAATCACCAGTCGCACCGAGGCGCTCCGGGTGAAGATGGttgctgaggaggaggtgattctcctgcaggaggagctggaagccGCCCGGCAGATGTTGAACAGCTGCCAGGCCGAGTGCAGCCGAACCAAGAGGCTGCTCGGCAGGAAG acggaggagctgcaggaggcccGGCATCAGTCTGCACGGGAGGCTCGCAGCAGACAGGAGCTGGAGACGCATCGCctgcagaggctggaggagatgagagctGATGTGGAGGACAGAGACGGGCAGCTCAGAGATCTCAGCCAGCAGctggacagaggaggcaggatgaGCCAGCTACAGAGACACCGCAGCGCCAAAGAGATCCGACAG GtgaaggagcagcttcagcaggaGCGCTGCATCAAACAAGAAGCTTTCCAGCAGGTGGAGAAGCTGAAACACCAGGTGAAGGACGTGGGGGCAGCTTTCTCCAGGCGCACCTCTACAGCAG GGCAAAGCAGGACGTGCTTCACGCTGTCAGTCAGCAGGTTGAGCTCTAGAAGTCCCTCAGCAG GTCTGCACCGGGTCAGTCGGCAGCACTCGGCCCTGCAGCTCGGCAGCTTCACCAACCCTGCAGCGCTCCAGGACTCTGCCACCAGACACCAGAGAGCGGACACAGCCTGGAGTCGATCCAACACGAGAACAGACAGAGCCACAGCA GATCCGTCTCGCCTGCGCGTCCTGACCACAGACACGTTACTACCAGAGCTGTGA
- the LOC133961445 gene encoding coiled-coil domain-containing protein 162-like isoform X1 gives MEQTRAHKVTVDSGVELPPDPSTLLFADGKALLNLWVIPHFSEVLHMFKTLEISACAAALHHTLLIVSALRDIVCYLVSFSRLGNTEDSWSRRKLQEAPGSRLVADWGGAEGIGAALQEIQCQVERLSDPSSPESVGRLLQLRRQVLLLQFDTAVRHLIREAFLSAGDMASYQSVSDNMMIALPLLGDGIQADVFSITLPVPQPLETRGSRAQRMFPWRSFIACHGLFPLRVWDVPHIEYCMQLCLSGLRDCSRLQTNGAVLGVALLMEDVLNSGGDAEPVRLHGNTDDLLPDGKPNEDKSCSGVEEKNSTPPPPPPPQDPLRVQRVLKGFLLLTKQLQVFKESWARRRLGAEIFSSPALYQQFVNLYRAEVFHPSMKALARQMGEERDYELLISGSRALLPPAGASETDVKTWQLHTLLEITECDMIRAVQRRLHRELTLVLSERTRQDTCLPTELWKRGSLKHSVSPERPQVVEAFMEQLMEGAEQLEGQLTLSQDHLRLCSTHLGSSLMERERRSFLLYSHFYEQILQQQTQLLHQKEQDLKNLKESQTNNIYQEVSVSCRGLMLQISALQARVAHLQEDKRSLEERLGLKFKERYDPLVRHLFSTCLQLKVRLDERRWQVEQDVSVMVNRIRAEGVDRIIKLKKKCGCTTGNKGLALTQSRKEEVHELSLENSQLTALLCKVTALSRWRQVVDQGKLHRRLLQTQQSEITSRTEALRVKMVAEEEVILLQEELEAARQMLNSCQAECSRTKRLLGRKTEELQEARHQSAREARSRQELETHRLQRLEEMRADVEDRDGQLRDLSQQLDRGGRMSQLQRHRSAKEIRQVKEQLQQERCIKQEAFQQVEKLKHQVKDVGAAFSRRTSTAGQSRTCFTLSVSRLSSRSPSAVREFSLCSVSVSGLHRVSRQHSALQLGSFTNPAALQDSATRHQRADTAWSRSNTRTDRATADPSRLRVLTTDTLLPEL, from the exons ATGGAACAAACCAGGGCACACAAAGTTACAGTGGATTCAGGGGTTGAACTTCCTCCTGACCCCAG CACGTTGTTGTTTGCAGACGGAAAAGCTCTCCTGAACCTGTGGGTCATCCCTCATTTCTCTGAGGTGCTGCACATGTTCAAAACGCTGGAGATTTCG gcctgtgctgctgctctccatcACACCCTGCTCATAGTCTCAGCTCTTCGTGACATCGTTTGTTACCTGGTGAGTTTCTCCAGACTCGGGAACACAGAAGACTCGTGGAGccggaggaagctgcaggaggccCCAGGCTCACGTCTTGTGGCCGACTGGGGCGGAGCTGAAGGCATTG GAGCGGCGCTGCAGGAGATCCAGTGTCAGGTCGAGCGTCTGTCTGATCCCAGCAGCCCCGAGTCAGTGGGTCGTCTGCTGCAGCTTCGCAGGCAggttctcctcctgcagtttgACACGGCGGTCAGACACCTCATCAG gGAGGCGTTCCTCTCGGCTGGTGACATGGCCTCTTACCAGAGTGTGAGTGACAACATGATGATTGCTCTTCCTCTGCTGGGTGACGGAATCCAGGCCGACGTGTTCAGCATCACGCTGCCTGTTCCTCAACCTCTAGAGACCCGAGGCAGTCGG GCTCAGAGGATGTTCCCCTGGAGAAGTTTCATAGCCTGTCATGGATTGTTCCCTCTACGTGTGTGGGACGTACCACATATCGAGTACTGCATGCAG ctgtgtcTCAGTGGTCTGAGGGACTGCAGCAGACTGCAGACCAATGGGGCGGTCCTCGGCGTGGCCCTGCTCATGGAGGACGTCCTGAACAGCGGAGGAGACGCAGAGCCCGtccgtctccatggcaacacGGATGACCTTCTGCCCGATGGGAAACCTAATGAA GACAAAAGCTGCTCTGGAGTGGAAGAGAAGaactccactcctcctcctcctcctcctcctcaggatcCGCTCCGAGTGCAGCGTGTGCTGAAAGGCTTCCTCCTGCTGACCAAGCAGCTGCAGGTCTTTAAGGAGAGCTGGGCTCGAAGACGACTGGGGGCCGAGATATTCAGTTCACCCGCTTTGTATCAGCAGTTTGTCAACCTCTACAG AGCTGAAGTCTTTCACCCCAGTATGAAAGCCCTGGCTCGACAAATGGGTGAAGAGCGTGACTACGAGCTCCTCATCTCTGGCAGCCGGGCtctcctgccccctgctggagctTCGGAGACTGACGTGAAAACCTGGCAG CTTCACACCCTGCTGGAGATCACCGAGTGTGACATGATCAGGGCCGTGCAGAGGAGGCTCCACcgggagttgaccctggtgctGTCGGAGCGGACCCGTCAGGACACGTGTCTCCCTACAG AGCTGTGGAAAAGGGGCTCACTGAAGCACAGCGTGTCCCCCGAGCGGCCGCAGGTCGTGGAGGCCTTCATGGAGCAGCTGATGGAAGGAGCTGAGCAGCTGGAGGGACAG CTGACGCTCTCTCAGGATCATCTCCGGCTGTGCTCAACTCACCTCGGCTCCTCTCTGATGGAGCGAGAGCGCCGCAGCTTCCTGCTTTACTCTCACTTCTATGAGCAaattctgcagcagcagactcAGCTGCTGCACCAGAAAGAACAA GATTTAAAGAATCTTAAAGAATCTCAGACGAATAACATTTACCAAGAG GTGTCGGTTTCATGTCGCGGGCTGATGCTGCAGATCTCAGCTCTGCAGGCTCGAGTCGCTCACCTCCAAGAGGACAAGCGTTCTCTGGAAGAACGACTCGGTCTGAAGTTTAAAGAGCGTTACGACCCGTTGGTCCGACATCTCTTCTCTACCTGCCTCCAGCTCAAG GTCAGACTGGATGAGCGCCGCTGGCAGGTGGAGCAGGATGTGAGTGTGATGGTGAACAGAATCCGAGCGGAGGGAGTCGACAGAATCATCAAACTCAAAAAGAAATGCGGCTGCACCACAGGCAACAAGGGACTCGCCCTCACACAGTCAAGG AAGGAAGAAGTCCACGAGCTGAGCCTGGAGAACAGTCAGCTGACGGCTCTGCTCTGTAAAGTGACGGCTCTGAGTCGATGGCGGCAGGTGGTCGACCAGGGGAAACTTCACCGGCGGCTGCTTCAGACTCAGCAG AGTGAAATCACCAGTCGCACCGAGGCGCTCCGGGTGAAGATGGttgctgaggaggaggtgattctcctgcaggaggagctggaagccGCCCGGCAGATGTTGAACAGCTGCCAGGCCGAGTGCAGCCGAACCAAGAGGCTGCTCGGCAGGAAG acggaggagctgcaggaggcccGGCATCAGTCTGCACGGGAGGCTCGCAGCAGACAGGAGCTGGAGACGCATCGCctgcagaggctggaggagatgagagctGATGTGGAGGACAGAGACGGGCAGCTCAGAGATCTCAGCCAGCAGctggacagaggaggcaggatgaGCCAGCTACAGAGACACCGCAGCGCCAAAGAGATCCGACAG GtgaaggagcagcttcagcaggaGCGCTGCATCAAACAAGAAGCTTTCCAGCAGGTGGAGAAGCTGAAACACCAGGTGAAGGACGTGGGGGCAGCTTTCTCCAGGCGCACCTCTACAGCAG GGCAAAGCAGGACGTGCTTCACGCTGTCAGTCAGCAGGTTGAGCTCTAGAAGTCCCTCAGCAG TTAGAGAGTTCAGCCTCTGCTCCGTGTCTGTCTCAGGTCTGCACCGGGTCAGTCGGCAGCACTCGGCCCTGCAGCTCGGCAGCTTCACCAACCCTGCAGCGCTCCAGGACTCTGCCACCAGACACCAGAGAGCGGACACAGCCTGGAGTCGATCCAACACGAGAACAGACAGAGCCACAGCA GATCCGTCTCGCCTGCGCGTCCTGACCACAGACACGTTACTACCAGAGCTGTGA
- the LOC133962042 gene encoding uncharacterized protein LOC133962042 has product MDFAEVENLHDFYSCEERVVHTQDQRGFYIVYDVALKDLDELEKELLLVGSHFIQRFRTEKMAEEASTSNQTADVHSCSGTDVDGVAVLLDLWTCETEFLESKVQLLNCYCEAYQHTAGAEERFALARVVTDIMHSRPQLDLTQDHFAQVYRAETDCLRSHQQLIKNVLDNQIENQRQYLQRIWREDRKGSTQDFGLPLNYVPKHMVSVGGSSPALMNVCLLEVHPSLCLASAVYQGLVQAHTELCQLHRATSVSHKLLLQQKLLHQALQSWNSLVSPGASYSSQIQKDLFSGVFFEDPGLVQNVGLSLVESAEEKDGMQGEREKHSYAVETFSKLLELVTVRHRLLESASETAHLAQLYRNVASDLGFSEFHLHLRPLPFDVAEQKDQTEQRPIFITAALEDDSSVDRFSPSHLPLSIQELDEEQVGRFSFSSEEAVSRLMNTQSIENLQVTLACQVTQKNALISAVKVACLCHWAESVTSSAESDRVLHSDKDVKSTTGIDSKLKSSSGKLQEKSDMKTPSTTTRERLMEAFVSIQLEKVGLRDEMLNSYLQKKQAEGGLTQTLEEAAKIKRSLIIEFLKRQVCEKQLNSLCYKTR; this is encoded by the exons ATGGATTTTGCTGAGGTGGAGAATCTCCATGATTTCTACAGCTGTGAGGAGCGTGTGGTCCACACTCAGGACCAGAGAGGGTTCTACATCGTGTACGACGTCGCCCTGAAGGACCTGGacgagctggagaaggagcttCTTCTCGTCGGCTCTCACTTTATCCAGAGATTCAGGACGGAGAAAATGGCAGAGGAAGCCTCAACCTCCAACCAGACGGCTGACGTCCACTCCTGTTCTGGGACAGATGTGGACGGAGTCGCAGTGCTGCTCGACTTGTGGACGTGTGAGACGGAGTTTTTAGAGAGCAAAGTGCAG CTCCTAAACTGTTACTGCGAGGCCTACCAGCACACAGCGGGGGCCGAGGAGAGGTTTGCTCTGGCCCGAGTCGTCACCGACATCATGCACAGTCGACCACAGCTGGACCTGACCCAGGATCACTTTGCTCAGGTCTACAGGGCTGAGACAGACTGTCTGAGGAGTCACCAGCAGCTCATCAAAAATGTCCTGGATAATCAG ATTGAAAACCAGAGGCAGTACCTCCAACGCATCTGGAGAGAAGATCGTAAAGGCTCCACTCAGGACTTCGGTCTTCCACTGAACTACGTTCCCAAACACATGGTCTCCGTCGGGGGCAGCAG CCCTGCACTAATGAACGTGTGCCTCCTGGAGGTTCACCCGTCCCTCTGCCTGGCCTCCGCGGTCTATCAGGGTTTAGTCCAGGCTCACACGGAGCTCTGTCAGCTGCACCGAGCCACCAGCGTCTCCCACaaactcctcctgcagcagaagcTCCTGCATCAGGCCCTGCAGAGCTGGAACAGCCTGGTTTCACCTGGAGCCTCGTACAGTTCTCAGATACAGAAGGAT TTGTTCTCAGGTGTGTTCTTCGAGGACCCAGGTTTGGTGCAGAACGTGGGGCTGTCATTGGTGGAgtctgcagaggagaaggacgggatgcagggagagagagagaagcattcGTACGCAGTGGAAACTTTCTCCAAGCTGCTGGAGCTCGTCACCGTCCGACATCGGCTGCTGGAGTCGGCCTCAGAGACGGCACATCTGGCACA GTTGTACAGAAACGTGGCCTCAGATCTCGGCTTCAGTGAGTTCCACCTGCATCTGAGGCCGCTGCCGTTTGATGTCGCTGAACAAAAAGaccaaacagagcagaggcctattTTTATCACGGCGGCGCTGGAGGATGACTCGTCTGTGGACAG GTTCAGCCCCTCCCACCTGCCTCTGAGCATCCAGGAGCTGGACGAGGAACAGGTCGGGAGGTTCAGCTTCAGCTCGGAGGAGGCGGTCAGTCGT CTCATGAACACTCAGAGCATTGAGAACCTCCAGGTGACCTTGGCCTGTCAGGTGACCCAGAAGAACGCCCTGATAAGCGCTGTGAAAGTGGCGTGTCTCTGCCATTGGGCAGAAAGTGTGACCTCATCAGCGGAG AGTGACAGAGTCCTTCATTCAGATAAAGATGTAAAATCTACAACAGGAATTGACTCCAAGCTCAAAAGCAGCTCTGGCAAACTGCAGGAGAAGTCAGACATGAAAActcccagcaccaccaccagggAGAG GCTGATGGAGGCCTTCGTGTCCATACAGCTGGAAAAAGTGGGTCTGCGTGACGAGATGCTGAACTCGTATCTGCAGAAGAAACAAGCCGAGGGGGGTCTCACACAAACCCTG gaggaagcagcAAAGATCAAAAGGAGCCTCATAATCGAATTTCTCAAGAGGCAAGTCTGTGAAAAACAACTTAATTCACTCTGttacaaaacaagatga
- the LOC133961446 gene encoding putative uncharacterized protein C6orf183: protein MELLSTVWREFRRIFSRQEQMKTFPQYDGSEVKGSQWGRKSASAALRKEANWIPFIQVKPRRDPWRQKLVTKLQEKKSVDKLLRMHCSFLQVPDLLQVSSALKDHAAHVCDSQLTSSSSVSHSSKTKRQNVSETWTSVYKAAGLTQACIIRFSAQRNDVCIVLSAAD, encoded by the exons ATGGAGTTGCTCAGCACG GTGTGGAGAGAGTTCAGGAGGATCTTCAGTCGACAGGAGCAGATGAAAACGTTTCCTCAGTACGACGGCTCAGAGGTGAAAGGGAGCCAGTGGGGGAGGAAGAGTGCGAGCGCGGCTCTGAGGAAGGAGGCCAACTGGATTCCTTTCATTCAG GTGAAACCCCGTCGGGATCCTTGGCGGCAGAAACTCGTCacaaagctgcaggagaagaaaagtgTGGACAAGCTGCTGAGGATGCACTGCAGCTTTCTGCAG GTCCCAGATCTGCTCCAAGTGTCATCAGCTCTAAAAGACCACGCCGCTCACGTCTGTGACTCACAACTCACATCGAGCTCTTCTGTCTCTCACAGCAGCAAAACCAAACGACAGAACGTCTCAGAGACGTGGACGAGTGTTTACAAAGCTGCAGGTTTAACTCAGGCATGTATCATCCGGTTTTCTGCTCAGAGAAACGACGTCTGCATTGTCCTCAGCGCTGCTGACTGA